The following coding sequences are from one Novosphingobium sp. KACC 22771 window:
- a CDS encoding Do family serine endopeptidase — MRYAYGVTSALLLGGATLSLLTGLPAGAQVAQNDAQNLQAITPRVGAPSSFADLTSQLQPAVVNISTRQKVRVAGGANPFAGTPFEGFFGGGEGQAQPQTREAQSLGSGFIVSADGYLVTNNHVVTPEGQGVVESITVTLPDGSEYPAKLIGKDAASDLAVLKITAGKPLPFVKFGDSRASRVGDWVVAIGNPFGLGGTVTAGIISAVYRNTGQGGAYDRYLQTDAAINQGNSGGPMFDMKGQVIGINRAIFSPSGGSVGIGFAIPAETAAPIVDQLIKGQTIERGYLGVRIQPVTTDYADSMGLPHNRGELIQAVEPGKGADQGGVKAGDIVLKVNGKEVTRDQTLSFLVSNVKPGTKIPLEVLRGGQRMTLNVAVSKRPTDEELAQQTFDRKKGGDDFEKAPAKGTGLAEKALGLSLLTLNPQIARQLGLPEDTKGVVVAGVDSSSDAGSKGFERGDVLLSVNNTAITTVGEVENGIRAAQAAGRTAIGVQWMRPGQPPIYVGIRLR, encoded by the coding sequence GTGCGATACGCTTATGGAGTGACCAGTGCGCTGCTTCTTGGGGGTGCGACCCTCTCGCTCCTCACCGGACTTCCCGCCGGGGCGCAGGTGGCGCAAAACGATGCGCAGAACCTTCAGGCGATCACGCCCCGCGTGGGCGCGCCGTCCAGTTTTGCCGATCTTACCAGCCAGTTGCAGCCGGCGGTGGTGAACATTTCCACCCGCCAGAAGGTGCGCGTGGCAGGCGGGGCCAACCCGTTCGCCGGCACGCCCTTTGAAGGCTTTTTCGGCGGCGGCGAAGGTCAGGCCCAACCCCAGACCCGCGAAGCGCAATCGCTGGGCTCGGGCTTTATCGTCTCGGCCGACGGCTATCTGGTCACCAACAACCATGTGGTGACGCCCGAGGGGCAAGGCGTGGTCGAATCGATCACCGTCACCCTGCCCGACGGCAGCGAATACCCCGCCAAGCTGATCGGCAAGGATGCGGCCTCCGACCTTGCCGTGCTGAAAATCACTGCGGGCAAGCCGCTGCCGTTTGTGAAGTTCGGCGACAGCCGCGCCTCGCGCGTGGGCGACTGGGTGGTGGCCATCGGCAACCCCTTCGGCCTCGGCGGCACCGTCACGGCGGGCATCATCTCGGCGGTCTATCGCAACACCGGTCAGGGCGGCGCCTATGACCGTTATCTCCAGACAGACGCGGCAATCAATCAGGGCAACTCGGGCGGCCCGATGTTTGACATGAAGGGTCAGGTCATCGGCATCAACCGCGCGATCTTTTCGCCCTCGGGCGGCAGCGTGGGCATCGGTTTTGCCATCCCCGCCGAAACCGCCGCGCCCATCGTTGACCAGCTCATTAAGGGCCAGACCATCGAGCGCGGCTATCTGGGCGTGCGGATCCAGCCGGTCACCACCGACTATGCCGATTCGATGGGCCTGCCCCATAATCGCGGCGAGTTGATCCAGGCGGTCGAGCCCGGCAAAGGCGCCGATCAGGGCGGCGTCAAGGCGGGCGACATTGTGCTCAAGGTCAATGGCAAGGAAGTGACGCGCGACCAGACGCTCTCCTTCCTCGTCTCGAACGTAAAGCCCGGCACCAAGATCCCGCTCGAAGTGCTGCGCGGCGGCCAGCGCATGACGCTCAACGTGGCCGTCTCCAAGCGCCCCACCGACGAGGAACTGGCCCAGCAGACCTTTGACCGCAAGAAGGGCGGCGACGATTTCGAAAAGGCACCCGCCAAGGGCACGGGCCTTGCCGAGAAGGCGCTCGGCCTCTCGCTGCTGACGCTCAACCCGCAGATCGCGCGCCAGCTTGGCCTGCCCGAAGACACCAAGGGCGTGGTCGTGGCGGGGGTCGATTCCTCCTCGGACGCAGGCTCCAAGGGCTTTGAACGCGGCGACGTGCTGCTCTCGGTGAACAACACCGCGATCACCACCGTGGGCGAGGTCGAAAACGGCATCCGCGCGGCGCAGGCGGCGGGCCGCACCGCCATCGGCGTGCAGTGGATGCGCCCCGGTCAGCCGCCGATCTATGTAGGCATCCGCCTGCGTTGA